From Streptomyces sp. 6-11-2, one genomic window encodes:
- a CDS encoding phosphatidylserine decarboxylase, translating to MPHSQTSAHRDSLAGVRLARGASPWLLPTVATAAVSLLRARRSGAAKAVAVPATALAAGMLWFFRDPEREIAQGRVISPADGVVQSIMPWKDGRTRVAIFMSPLNVHVNRAPLSGTVTSVEHVPGGFVPAFNKESENNERVVWHFDTELGDIEMVQIAGAVARRIVPYIPSGTKVEQGERIGLIRFGSRVDLYLPEGVDVAVEVGQKTVAGVTRIDRD from the coding sequence ATGCCCCACAGCCAAACCTCTGCACATCGTGACAGCCTGGCCGGCGTACGCCTTGCGCGCGGAGCATCGCCGTGGCTTCTTCCGACCGTCGCCACCGCAGCCGTCAGCCTTCTCCGCGCCCGCCGCTCGGGTGCAGCCAAGGCCGTAGCCGTTCCCGCCACCGCGCTGGCGGCGGGGATGCTGTGGTTCTTCCGCGACCCCGAGCGCGAGATCGCCCAGGGCCGGGTCATCTCGCCCGCCGACGGTGTGGTGCAGAGCATCATGCCGTGGAAGGACGGCCGCACCCGCGTCGCGATCTTCATGAGCCCGCTGAACGTCCATGTCAACCGTGCCCCGCTTTCCGGCACGGTCACCTCGGTCGAGCACGTCCCCGGCGGGTTCGTTCCGGCTTTCAACAAGGAGAGCGAGAACAACGAGCGGGTCGTCTGGCACTTCGACACCGAGCTCGGCGACATCGAGATGGTCCAGATCGCCGGCGCGGTGGCCCGCCGCATCGTCCCCTACATCCCGTCCGGCACCAAGGTCGAGCAGGGCGAGCGGATCGGTCTGATCCGTTTCGGTTCGCGCGTCGACCTGTACCTGCCCGAGGGTGTGGACGTCGCGGTCGAGGTCGGCCAGAAGACCGTGGCTGGGGTGACTCGCATTGACCGTGATTGA
- the pssA gene encoding CDP-diacylglycerol--serine O-phosphatidyltransferase: protein MPEADEVDEEEEMPLSLRLSIADTLTLGNATCGFMAVYFTTTGILIPHLTGNDESAGMARHSAATAVILMLCAAVFDLFDGLVARKLRSSPMGAELDNLSDLISFGLAPAYFVLVYGMVADDAHQRVAALGAIVVLLAVVLRLARFSCVTLKDGMFQGMPSPFGALTVVSIVLLELPFVATLLAILGTAWLMVSRVEYPKPRGRLAVAMLSWIVLSMGLLAAWAFDAPSGQLLLQTGCALQLVMGAVIPLFATARRVNNFRDNRREARAAQP from the coding sequence GTGCCGGAGGCGGACGAGGTGGACGAAGAGGAGGAGATGCCCCTCTCGTTGCGCCTGTCGATAGCGGACACCCTCACCCTGGGCAACGCGACCTGCGGCTTCATGGCGGTGTACTTCACCACCACCGGCATCCTGATCCCGCACCTGACCGGCAACGACGAGTCGGCGGGCATGGCCCGGCACAGCGCCGCCACGGCGGTCATCCTGATGCTGTGCGCGGCGGTCTTCGACCTGTTCGACGGTCTGGTCGCGAGGAAGCTGCGCTCCTCCCCCATGGGCGCGGAGCTGGACAACCTCTCCGACCTGATCAGCTTCGGCCTGGCCCCGGCGTACTTCGTCCTCGTCTACGGCATGGTCGCGGACGACGCCCACCAGAGGGTGGCGGCCCTCGGCGCGATCGTGGTGTTGCTGGCGGTGGTCCTCCGGCTCGCGAGATTCTCCTGCGTGACGCTGAAGGACGGCATGTTCCAGGGCATGCCCTCTCCCTTCGGCGCGTTGACGGTGGTCTCGATCGTCCTCCTCGAGCTGCCCTTCGTGGCCACGCTGCTGGCCATCCTCGGCACCGCGTGGCTGATGGTGAGCCGCGTGGAGTACCCGAAGCCGAGGGGCCGCCTGGCGGTGGCCATGCTGTCCTGGATCGTCCTGTCCATGGGCCTCCTGGCAGCCTGGGCCTTCGACGCCCCGAGCGGCCAGCTCCTCCTCCAGACCGGTTGCGCCCTGCAACTGGTCATGGGCGCGGTG